In the genome of Centropristis striata isolate RG_2023a ecotype Rhode Island chromosome 6, C.striata_1.0, whole genome shotgun sequence, the window TTCAAACGTGACAACCTCAGGATCGGCCCTATTGGTTTatctttttgtttacattttttgggaTGCTATAGTCGTCCCCTCCCAGGAATCGAGAGAATAAAGCTTGGAGATTATCTACAGCAGGCTACCTGAGGCCTGCCCACTAACACTGTTTGCTCTTTGCCTGCACTTTTCTACATCCATGCACTCTCATGGCTGCAAAATACATTGCATACAACTCTCATCTGCCTACAGACACAGGCCTTACCTcatttgtagttttgtagtttgcATATTTAATCAAAGCACTCACATGTAAGTTTGATCTGTGTGTGATCTTTTTTACCTTGCACAGGTGATGGACGTGCGACATAGCGAGATCAACCAATTTACAATGTCAGGTTATGATTTTTTATAGTAGGTATGTGTGAAAAGGCCACTTTGGTAGTCAAAGTGCAGCAAAAATGGACAGAAGGGAAACCATGAAATGTGCACTTCTAGAGTAGATAGAGAGCCACTTAAGCAccataattatgatttttttttaatttgtaactTGATTAAGTTGTCATTAATCACATTATTAAGATTcaatcattaaaatgttttcttttttctgtccagAGGGTAAATATAATTGCAGCAAAGAGGTTGGTATTAGCCTTGATTAATTTGTCTGTTTATTTAAGAAAGCAAGTCCTGGAGATTTTAgatcaaatttgtcaacttcctatgcatttgtttctgtctctgtttagcatctttcagtctgtccttacatcacatgcatggctcctttttctcgacacaaacttggctatcagtcagatttttcattttatattaattaacaaagtataaagctgccatgaaccaaaaatacaaacaaaagatgtaaatgtaccatttaaaaaaaaacatttatacacaaaaaaaactgcagaaaaaaacaataaataataagactgcaaaacagtctatttgcatgtaaattaaaaatagtaatagttttcattgtagaaagaaatttcacaatttaaaaatggtctagaaacataaatagcacactgtgaaagctcctttgattgcactttcaactggctttctcagcttgtctacatatataaattactgtaaataaaacgtgtattttcaataaataggtGGATtcctccagagggttaagtaatgGCCTGCTGTTAGATGGTGTCTTCCGGATTGAGATTCTTGCAGCGCAGCACTTGAACGCAGCACCGTGCCTTCCGTCACCAGCTAACCAATGACGAACCAGAATGCTGGAGCGCGTGTGTTGCTCGCGCGTGGGGGTTGAAGCGAAGACGCGTGAGCGAAGCGACCAGCTAGATTCCGCTCAGCTAGAGGTAAGaccacagatatatatataatatgggtTAGGTAAGAGTGATAAAACAGCGAGGAGCAAAGACGCTTCATTAACACCAGCATTTGATACCATGTTAGGGCATTAATCAGTAAAGGTACGAGTTAGACCGCTAGTTAACTGTCTTCAAGACGCTTTGCTCCGAGCCTGGTGCTTTTATTAACCCGCGAGCTAACGGCAGCTAGCTGATTTTAGCTTGCCAGTGCGACTAGCAGCAGGCTAGTAGCTGTACCGATAACGGTCAGTTTTCTCTACATACTGGGAGGTCGTAGCAGTGTTCCTTCGGTAACTCATTAACATACATTATCTTGATTGTTTTGTACGAATGGGGAACACAAGGTTAATGTAAAGCGTTAACCTTCGCACTTGCTGTTCGCTAAAGCATTGTTCATAGCACGTTGACTCGTAGTTTCTTGCTAGCTTGCTAAGATAGCCTAGTTAGCGGCTGTCAGATCGTTGGCACCGCCCAAACGAGGTATATATCACTATGTGCTTGTTGGTAAGCAGACGTAAGCATGTAGAATCATTTGATATCGTTTTATTAGTGGTCCTCTGTGACTGTCAGGGGCAGCGAGTCATTTTGCTTATTAAAGGGAGAGATGCTAACTTGGGTTGTCGTAGCCTAGCCCAGCTGCTATTAGCATGTCAATGCGTCATCGGCCTGCGCTTGCTCAACACCAGTGTTGCTGTTGATCAGTCCAAGTTAGCAGCTGGTCTGTCTGTCGCTCTGATTTCATAGCTGACGCTTTTTTCAGTTTGTGCTGCCAGTGAAATCGGAGACTTTAACGCTGACGATTTGTGGCAATGTTATAATGAAAAACGTCTCCCATGTAGAATAATTGTTAAATGACAGGCGCTAAACCGCTCACGCCGGTGCAGTGCAATGGacactgtttttttccacattcacGTTGTTGTTGGCGGTTTCTCAATCACCGTTAGTGACTCATGCTAATTATATGTCTAATAccattgatttgtttttgttagagGGAGGAGCTGCCACTCGGTAATGGACGCCAATAAAGGTAAAGACACGCACATTGTAGGTGAATCTACTAATTAGATATTCAAAGTGAGAATAATTAGTTAATGGGTTTTAATTCAGGTTTCATTAGCTGATATACATGTAGTATGCGTATACTTGCAGTAGAAAAACTAGTACAAGGAAAACTTGAAGTCATCCTTGTAATCTCTAAAATTTTGTGTAATAAACAACTGACTgtctaaacaaaaacacaacttgaCACGTTTCATAAAGTATTTCAGTACTACTATACTGGATTGTGTAATATTAAGTGTTTAATAAGCCACAGTTAAAAATCAGCAATCGCAACAGCATTGAATAATAATAGTAACCCATTCCTCATTCTTGCAATGTTTCCCCTCATTTTAAGCAATAACCTGCAACACTGTTCTTTGTTGGTTTGGCAGGTAAAGGGGAACAAGGGATGCAAAATCCAGTTGGGCAGATGGACAGACCTGTCAGCTTCCACTTTTTGGAAAGGTCAGTGCAACTGGGTTATACTATGTTTGTGTTATGCACGATAAAAGGTAAAAAGTGAAGTGAACTTAACAGCAATTGTGAGCATAGAGCATATATCTTTGTATGTTCCTGGGATGTTATGTACTACCTGTGCTGATATTtcagtttgaaaatgttaacaGCATAATTTCATTTCAATTGAAGTAATAAACACTTGACAGCCAAAAGACAAAAGTTACAGCAACTTCctcatgatgtaagcatgatgTGTTAGCAACTGTGGTATTGTGGTTAGGTGTACTTGCGATCTGTTAACATTCAGTTTGGTGACGTTGATGTCATCATAGTTTATGTGTAAAATCCCATGTAAAATTCTTCAATCAAGGTTTTACTCTCAACTATTCTCTTATTCATATTATTCGACAAAAAAACTGTTAGATTTTTGACTGTTattaatttctctgataaaagGTGATAAACAACACTATGGAATTGTTGTAAAAGATGCAGTATTACACTACCATACCCAAACACAAACAATGGTCTCCTAAAACCATATTGAGAGCTTTTGGTAGTTCCCAATCCCCTAGGTTTAGGACTCCCTAGTTTAAAGGATTAAAGATTGTGTAAGAATTGGTTCAAGTGAACCCTTTTACTTCTGAAACatagattttaatatttttcttttattaatgttaCCAGCCCACATTTATTGTCATGTTGATCTTCTCTCATAGCATGCTTCCCAAAGTAGTGAAGAGGCGAGTGCATGCCTTGAAAAGGCTACAGGTGCAGTGTGCCAACATAGAGGCTAAATTCTACGAGGAGGTCCACGAGCTGGAGCGGAAGTATGCTGCCCTCTATCAGCCACTGTTTGACAAGGTAtgctaaataatgtttttacaccagacatatacatttttatttgatcacTTCATGTTAATGCAATCAGAGAAGAGGCtaggaaaaaaaccctgaataatGTTGCTTATTTGTTAAGAGACCAAATATTTCAGAATCACTTGTGTGTGCACTAATGGGTGGTGAAAATGTCCCGCTGATCTAAGGTCAGTGAGGGTGCATCCTTGGTGCTAAATTGAAAACTGCTCAAACGAGTAGTCAACTGTTCTTTTGTCAGTGAAGGCTATTTCCAGAGCTAGTGACAAGAACTCAGCCATTCTTAGTAGCACTGAAGACTGACAGCTGTAATCCCGATGCACCTGtcagtactgtgtgtgtgtgtgtgtgtgtgtgtgtgtgtgtgtgtgtgtgtgtgtgtgtgtgcgcgcgcacgcGCACttgcatatatatttatgtcaATGTGTGTCTCAATCTCTCTAATGGTGTTGATTTCAGTTTGCTAGCCTAAAATAATTCAGCTTTATCCTATGAATGCTTGTTCATACACAGATATTTCACGCTAATATTCCCAAATCcctctttaaaatgattaactTCGTCATCATGTATGTTTGTTACAGAGACGAGATATTGTCACAGGAACAGTGGAACCCACAGATGAGGAGTGTGAGTGGCACagtgacagagaggaagaggaggagctagCTGTAAGTACAgatttagttttgtttgttttaagagCCTCATTAATTGACCAAATCCTACTTATTCTGGTTATGCACAGCAAaggaaaagagatttttctaaCAACCATACAGGCTGCCTGAATCTCAGAAATTATACTAAGAGCCTGCTGACATTGTCCAACGAGACTTCTCCAAAGATTAACAAACTGAATTGTTTAGATATTcgtgtacagtatattttgatgaGCGGTCTGTCCACTGCCTGTAGGCGGAGGTAAAGGAAAAAGCGGCTATTGAGGATGCAAAGAAAGAGGAAGCCACGCCAGAGGAAGACCCAAAAGGCATCCCTGATTTCTGGCTCACCATATTCAAGAGTGTGGACATGCTCAGTGACATGCTACAGGTACATTTACATTATTGACCTCTTGCTCATGCCTCATACACGTATTACTGTATTTCTAAGCAGTGTCATGTGTCTCTGATCTGACTGTTTATCTACCACCAGGAACATGATGAGCCAATCCTAAAGCACCTGAAAGATATTCAAGTCAAGTTTTCTGAGCAAGGACAGCCAATGGTCAGTATCGTCATGTTATAATAACAAATTGTGTCATTCCAAATTATTCAGGTAAATTAGTTAACACAAGTGTAATGATCTTTGTCTTTCTCCCAGAGTTTCACATTAGAGTTCCACTTTGAGCCCAATGGTTACTTCAACAACGCAGTCCTCACTAAAGTCTACAAGATGAAGTCAGAGCCTGATGCCTCAGAGCCTTTCTCATTCGAAGGGCCAGAGATCATTGACTGTGAAGGGTGAgaaaaagagcacaaaaacaTGCTTGTTAAACTGTGGCTTTGACACACAGGATGTTgagatttaagaaaaaatagatTGTGTGGTTTATAAAACATTTGTGTTCACTCCTTCTATATTAATCTCTCTTGACTTTACATCCCACATATCAACCTCCTCTTGGCACTTCTTTCAACTTTTACCTCTTTGCGTTTGTGCTTTCTGCCGCCTCTCACTTTTCTTGCAAATCTCCTCTCTCTAGCTGTCAGATAGACTGGCACAAGGGAAAGGATGTGACCGTGAAAACTAttaagaagaagcagaagcatAAAGGCCGTGGCACCGTTCGCACTGTTACAAAACAGGTCCCCAATGACTCTTTCTTCAACTTCTTTAACCCCGTCAAAGGTGAGAATACACACAGAAATAGATGCAAACAAAATGTAGTGGGTTTCTCTGGAGGTCTATATGTAATATTCAAAGCAATCACTcctacttttttaaaacaacaacaacataagcagtaaatgtttaaaatcaaagcttcaCTCTCTTTGCTGTGTGTTCTGCCCCACAAACTCCTTAAGCAAACCCCGCATCAGTGAAAGCTCACCCAAAAGTCAGCATATCTATGTTCCTCTGCAGATGGTGTGACAACATGTTTGAATGTCATGTGGTTTTACCATCAGTCAGTGCATTAAATTGAAATGAACAGCAGGTGGCGGTAGACTCTTAAACTGTGCCAGTTTGTGCAGTTGCTGTGCTGTGTGTAGATGGACCTGTCAGCATGTCTGATGACTTTGTACGTGGAGCTGTGCTCTGGGCCATCAAAGTTTTACATCAACCctggttttactattttttttcccagttcACAGCTTTTGTGGTGCTAAATAGTCAGTTAATGACTGACATAAATTACTAAATTCTACTTTGTGGCAAAGTTGTAACACCACTGTAAAACAACAGTCGGGGGTTACTGCAGGTTTGAAAAGTCCTTGGATTTTTGAAGAAGCTGCTTGAAACGGTTGAAAAGAGAGGTTGTGCACGCTAGCAAGTTTGCTTACAAATGGGcgaaaaattttgaaatgtgacTCTCACTTTTTGTAGAATGCTATGACCAAACCTGCTTTTGGTTGTTTATAACACAATCATCTGGGtgttgtctacataacaatgaAAATTGAGTCTGTGATTCCTGAAGATATTACCGAGTGGGAGTAAGTAGATAGGTAGAGGTAGGAGGTTAACCAGGACAGTGTGTTGAGAGTTAAACCAATGGAGTTTACGTGGTTGAGGAGGATTCTATGGGAGATTAtgtcaaaagctgcagtgaGGTCAAGGAGGATGAGTATGGTGAGATGTCCGGAATCTGCTGCTGTGAGAAGGTCATTGGTGATCTTAACCAGAGCTGTTTCAATACTGTGATGAGGACGGAAACCTGATTGAAACTGTTCATAGAGGGAATTGTGGGTGAGATGATTATGAACTTGTGCAGCAACCACTTTCTCTAGGATTTTGGACAGAAAGGGAAGGTGTGATATTGGTCGGAAATTATTAAGGTAATTGGGGTCTaggccagttttttttttgagtattggAGTGATTATTGCTGTTTTGAGGCGGGCTTGAATGGAGCCAGAGGAGACGGAGGAGTGTATGATGTCGGTAATAAGTGGGAAAAGACAAGGGAGACAGAGTTTAACCAGGTTTGTAGGCAGAGGGTCAAGACTACAGGTGGAGGATTTGGATTTCTGTATAATGGTGGTTAATTCTGTGGGGGTTGGGAGATCAAAATTGGAGAACAAAATtgtctgatatttttatctAAATGATAAATTCACTCCTTTAAGACGTTAGCTAACCGTACTGGTGTGATTTCTCTCCTCAAAGGTGAAAGAGGTCAGTGTAGAAGTCTTTTGTTTCAGCTTGATtacatgttttcagttcatgaataATGCACTGACAGATCCTGTAAGTCGAATATCTTAAAATGAGTAATCCTCTCTCAAAGGACCAGTAAATTAGGTGGAATACACCTTTTATGTAATTACTGTCATCTTTCCTGTGTAGTCAGCTTACCTGTCAGACATGCCTGGACTTATTCTGACTTTGAGAAGGTGACCTGATCACTCATTGGCTGAGCAAATGTTTGTTTAACTGGTTCAGTCATGTCCTGGGCATATGATTGGTGGATATAAATAGCTCTTCTTTAAGTGTGTTCAGGTGTGCAGTTCTGGGCTTGGGATGTCCATTAGTGAGGAAGGGAGGGCAAGAGTGCAGTTCATGTATGTGCGATCAAGAACATTTATTAGATGTTTATATGTGATTGGGTTATAGAGTAGACGCCACTACCCATATTAGGTATGTTTGAGCATTTCAAATTTATGCTGCTGATCACACAGTAATGGACCCCAAATACTATTAAAATATTGATGCTCATACTGTACGGTAACAAAGTCGTTTCCTCTAATACAGCATTGTTGAGAGAAGAGATGGGATGATGTCACCTTTAGTCAGTTCATTGCCTGAGTGGTGGGGCACAGCTGTTTGCTTAGCAGCCTGTCACCTTCCTGTGGATGATGTGTCCTCTGCCTTGTGATGTCACTGACAATAATCATGGTTGTTGCCTTAAATGGGCTTTTTGATGTTGAATCACAGCTAACCTCAAAGCTGCCCCGTTGAAAGCTAAAACAAATGTAGCATCAGCCTGTGACTGTTGGCTAAACTGgtaatttttaaatgaaaatgtgctttataaTCCATGCAATTGTCCTCTTTTCATCCCacatttatttgccttttcTAAAGCAGTGTGCTTAGTTTCTTACTGTTACTGTAATTATATGTCTTCTCCCTTACAGCTTCACCAGATGGAGAGATGGTGAGTAAAATGTAGCTTATTCTTCATAAAATCACCACCCATTTTATGGCGTCTTCAGTTTCCACCAGTCTATCAGATTTGTAGCTGTGTTAAAATGGTTTCTATGTGTTCATGTTTTATAGGATGAAGACTCTGAGTTCACCCTAGCCACAGACTTCGAGATTGGTCATTTCTTCCGTGAGAGAATAGTTCCCAGAGCAGTGCTGTATTTCACTGGAGAGGCCCTGGAAGATGACGAGAGCGTGAGTGTTTTTACTCTAACACACTGTTACACTTGAACACAGAAAAAGCCACAAGATTGGATGTTTCGAGGACATATAAGCCAAACCCGTCATCACTGTTTTAccgtgtttgtgttttcacttttttttttaatcttttttttttcttttaaatgcagtttgaagaggaggagctggaagagGGAGATGAAGAGGTTAGTACCTCTTTGACTTACAAATACAGTGAATTTGATATGTAATACTAGACGACTGCGCATCACTGTTCACACAGGACTTCGGTCCGCAACTTTACCACCATACACATCACTGCTAAACCAAATATATAATAGCAGGCCTAATTTATAGTTTGTTAAACAGTGTTTTCTTTGAAAATCTTATAATTATcttgtctttgtgtctcaggAACAAGATGAGGAGggtgatgatgacgatgacgaGGGAGACTTTGACCCCAAGGTCAGTATTAAGTTTTGACTTTTATTCTGATTTGATTACTTTTTAATCACATAAATAGGCCTTTGAAATCAGAAAACATGTCCTGTTGGTAGTCTGACATGTCTTGTTTATAGGGCTGAAATTGCCTTCTATTCCAGGCTTAAGAAATACAATTTGCACTCAGTCATTTTGAGGATATTTTCAACTGATCTTTAATTTGTTCTCAGAAGCACTTGTACATAATACGATGGCTTTACAATGCCTGTATTCAACTGAAACTCTACAATATATGCAAGCTTAACTAGCAGTTTTAAATCTATGTTTCACTGGAGGCCCATTACGATGAGTATGTGAGAATTCTTGaaagttattttattgttagCAACACCAGCTCAGACAAGCGATATATCCTGTATATCGCAGACTTTTTAAGGGGAGTTATCTTTTCCAGCACTTACTCTCTCAGACCATTGGCTACAAATTATTATGTAATGACAGCCAGTGAAAGAGCCATTTATTTTGTGGCTTAGTTGGACTGAGATGACTATGCTCCATTATGAGCTTTTCCAGTCTGATAGTAAGTAAGTGCATAGCGTGGCCTGTAAGCAGTTTTATCAGGAGTGAACGAACAATGCTGCTTTGTCTGTAAATCAGTTTCTTTAGTAGGTTGTTGTGTTGAGTTTTTCTCTTGTGTTACCTGCTGTCAGCTCATCAGTTATTCATTTTGCTTCAGTAAAGCTCATTCAAATTCAGTATTGTGTCCCTATGTTCACTTTGTAATTTCTGAATGTGACAATTAAACTTGTGCATACTGTTGTCTCTCCCTTCCCTGGATTCCCCTCCATTACAGGCATAATCAATCATTCTCACTCCATGCATTTCTAGGTAAGGCAGATATAAGGATGGCGTCCCTCATACATTATACACTGTCTAGTCCATTAGCTCTGGTTATTCTGGCTGCCTGTCTCTTTCACTACATCCTTGATTCTTCCAGTAGTCCGAGGTGTTTACCACCCTCAGCTCACATCTTGGGTAGATACAGCTGCTGTTCTTTCTGTCCTGTCTTTGCTCTTTGTAtcaatttgtttttcctcctttagtCCCACCCCAGGTTTCTAACATTGTACCCAAACCAGGTGGTTCATTCTCTAGTGTCTGCTTTCTTGTCTGCTTCTTCTAGCTGCTAGTTAATGCCCAGTGGCCTCATTAGCTCTCTGTCTTCTTGTTTGTAATCCAGTGTCTCTCCCGTCTGCTCCCCACAGAAAGAACAACCCCAGCCTGCCGAATGCAAACAGCAGTAACCGTGGTGATCAGGGGAGGCGGAGACCTGTTGTCCGTCAAATCAgttctcagccaatcagcaagTCCTCCTACTCTTGCAGGCTCCGCCCTTTTATGAACTCTCATCTGAACGCAATAGAACGCAAAGCAAACTGCGTTTTTACTATGTGCatgacttctttttcttttgtcttgcGCCCATCTCACCCCTTTTTATTTGGCTTCATTCAAACTCAAAGCGGGAAGTGACTTGACTCTAATTAAACTACCGTGGCATCACATAGGGACAGCCTTCTTCTTTGGTAAGGTGGAGTAGGTTACTACTGCCAAGAACCTCAGAACAACATATGGAAACAAGATAGGAAAGGAATGGATCCCAACTTTAGTTTTCATTGATATAAATCAGTTACTCAGGGTTTTTTATGCCAACAAGAGAAGTGCTTGTTTACCAGGAAACTGTTGAACAAGTCTGACTTAATCTTTCACTGGGGTTGctgaagtgtttttctttttgttatggTGTTTTTTAAGAGACATACAATGTATCATTCtgaatttaatttacttttttaaatgttcattgtCATGTCATTGGACTATTTATTCTGGTGTCATGCAGCTGTACGATGTGGTACATTATGGGAACTCTTAAGGCCCAGCCACAGCTAAAGGTTCATTCTCATTGGCTCAAATCTTATTTGGGCTTAGCAGGTCAACAAAACGTGAATACTGCcaagtcatgttttttattatcaaaattAATTTCAGACATTACAGAATTGTGTTCTCTATTAATACTCCTCACTTCTGCCCAGGTCGATTGGGCTTAACAAGCATTTAAACAGAGCACTTGAGTGGACACATGGTGATAATTAGGGTGATGTGACAGGTATGTGGTTATGCCTCAAAACTGTCATATATAGGTCTTCCCTGTTTTTCCTATCATCCTTGAAATACTCTTCAATTTTTGTTAACAAGGAGAACaacaatttaagaaaacaagacTTCCCCAGATTTCCCCAACCAAAGCATTATATCCAGTTTGGTGAATATTTTCCTCCAAAGATAACACATTTAAGCAGACACAGTGACTGACCCGCAAccttttttggttgttatcaCTTCTATGTATCTAGATCTTAACAAATGTCATTTAAAGTCAGTGATAGGACAGGGGGCAGGATGTTTGGAATAAATGTAAATTCTGTTGCCAAGAAGCCAAAATGAACGATGAAATACGCCGTCCTCTTTTATTCAATTGTTTGCCAATTGTCATTAACACAGTGTAATCTAATTCAGCGTTTAAAGTTGtttaagaatatataaatatttctgttattgtCTAACAATTCAGTAGAATGTCTGTGGAAAACAAGAGGTtgccaatgtattttatatactgCACTTGGATTTTGGCAGTGGTTGCACACCTTTGCCTGGTGACTGGTCAGCGATAGCAGTTGCAGCGAAAAATAATACCCAACCCcttctctctttttaaaaagaacGATTGTAGATCTGGTTGACAGATCTCTCAGAGCCACGGTTGACATCTTCAAATCTACTACATTGGACCGTGTGCTAGCAATGGccttaactggttcttattcaCAATTTGTTACTTGCGCAATATTTCTTTTCAATTTGTACAGAGTTAGTTAAAATATTCTATTAAAGTTGTGCGACatggaaaagtgtttttgtgtcctttgtgtGTCCGCTTTATTGATTTACCAGTCTGTTGAGCAGGTGTTCCCAAACTTTTGGCTTGTAGCCTTTAAAATTAACCGATACCTATTTGCAGCCTAAGGCGCcaacctcccggtctgagcagggaggcaaaccaggaagtgccttaagctgcattctaccaaaaattccagttgggtgtgctaagtttggctgcagaaagatttctgtccatttcaatacaaaatgagaaacttctcacttgattaattacctcagaattattttaggacaacactatggtctcaattgctagtaaaaaaatttcaagacaatttgatgttaatagttctaataatggtcaatgatttggggcgtggctacctttgattgacaggtcactaacaaggcgcgCCATcaggagaagcagaacaatccgtatccatggcaacatgtctgtgactgtaaaattataaataatgtatagatataaaatagacgtttagcggtttggtctcataattttgaccctttcacactgtattttcacttaatgacagtttatttgaacgttttgttcattaaaaatgtcttgttcagtgtttggttggactaacagacactccaaggagtcgctgttcatttttctgaggtcagtaacatacattttgtttttgtttttttcctagccaaaactaacatcccagttaatgctccaattaatgctaacatgaattagcagcggcttcgctcagtcaggtt includes:
- the nap1l4a gene encoding nucleosome assembly protein 1-like 4a isoform X1; the protein is MDANKGKGEQGMQNPVGQMDRPVSFHFLESMLPKVVKRRVHALKRLQVQCANIEAKFYEEVHELERKYAALYQPLFDKRRDIVTGTVEPTDEECEWHSDREEEEELAAEVKEKAAIEDAKKEEATPEEDPKGIPDFWLTIFKSVDMLSDMLQEHDEPILKHLKDIQVKFSEQGQPMSFTLEFHFEPNGYFNNAVLTKVYKMKSEPDASEPFSFEGPEIIDCEGCQIDWHKGKDVTVKTIKKKQKHKGRGTVRTVTKQVPNDSFFNFFNPVKASPDGEMDEDSEFTLATDFEIGHFFRERIVPRAVLYFTGEALEDDESFEEEELEEGDEEEQDEEGDDDDDEGDFDPKKEQPQPAECKQQ
- the nap1l4a gene encoding nucleosome assembly protein 1-like 4a isoform X2, with the translated sequence MDANKGKGEQGMQNPVGQMDRPVSFHFLESMLPKVVKRRVHALKRLQVQCANIEAKFYEEVHELERKYAALYQPLFDKRRDIVTGTVEPTDEECEWHSDREEEEELAAEVKEKAAIEDAKKEEATPEEDPKGIPDFWLTIFKSVDMLSDMLQEHDEPILKHLKDIQVKFSEQGQPMSFTLEFHFEPNGYFNNAVLTKVYKMKSEPDASEPFSFEGPEIIDCEGCQIDWHKGKDVTVKTIKKKQKHKGRGTVRTVTKQVPNDSFFNFFNPVKASPDGEMDEDSEFTLATDFEIGHFFRERIVPRAVLYFTGEALEDDESFEEEELEEGDEEEQDEEGDDDDDEGDFDPKA